GGCCTCGGCATCGACGATCTCGGCCGCCCCGACTTCGGCGATCCGGTGGACGCCGAGCCGGACGACATCCCGGTGTTCTGGGCCTGCGGTGTGACCCCGCAGGCCGCGGTGATGGCCTCGCACCCGCCGTTCGCCCTCACTCACGCCCCCGGACAGATGCTCATCACGGACGCCCGCGACGAGCAGTACCGCGTGGCCTGACAGAAGACCCTGCCAGCGGCAGATCCTGACAGCAGACCAGACGACCAGGAGACCCACGGATCCATGACCTCGATCGATCTCAACGCCGACCTCGGCGAGGGCTTCGGCCGCTGGCGGCTGACCGACGACGAACAGTTGCTGACCGTCGTCACCAGCGCCAACGTGGCCTGCGGCTTCCACGCCGGGGACGCGGCCACCATGCGGCGGGTGTGCGAGCTGGCGGCCGGACGCGAGGTACGGATCGGCGCCCAGGTCTCCTACCGGGACCTGGCGGGGTTCGGGCGGCGCGCGATGGACGTGCCGCCCGCCGAACTGGCGGCCGAGGTGGCCTACCAGATCGGCGCCCTGGAAGTGTTCGCGCGGGCGGCGGGCTCGCGCGTGTCGTACGTCAAACCGCACGGCGCGCTCTACAACCGCGTCGTGCACGACGAGGAGCAGGCCGGCGCGGTCGTCGACGGGGTGCTCCTCGCCGGCGCCACGCTGCCCGTGCTCGGGCTGCCCGGCTCGCGGCTGCTGGAGCTGGCCGGGAAGGCGGGCCTGCCGACCGTCACGGAGGCGTTCGCGGACCGCGCGTACACCGAGCAGGGAACGCTCGTGCCGCGCGGCCAGGACGGCGCCGTGGTCACCGACCCGGAGGCCGTCGTCGAACGGTCGGTGAGCCTCGCCCGCCTCGGTGAGGTCACCTCCCACTCCGGGGCGCGCATCGAGGTACGCGCGCGTTCCCTGTGCCTGCACGGCGACACGCCTGGCGCGGTGGACCTGGCCCGCCGGGTCCGGGAGCGGCTGGAGACCTCCGGTGTACGGGTGGAGGCCTTCGCATGAGGGCGCTGCCCGTCGGTGACGGCGCCCTGCTCGTCGAGGTGGCCTCGGGCGAGGAGGCCCAGGCCCTGCACGCCGAGCTCGTGCGGCGCCGCGCGGAGGGCTCGCTGACGGTCCGCGAGATCGTCCCCGCGGCCCGCACGGTCCTCCTCGACGGCCTCGGCGATCCGGCCCGCCTGGCGTCCGAGCTGGCCGCCTCCGAGGTGCCGCCCGCGCCCCCACGCGCGCGGGACGCGATCGAGCTGCCGGTGCGCTACGACGGCCCCGACCTGGCCGAGGTCGCCGCCCACTGGGGCGTGCCGGAGCCGGAAGTCGCCCGGATCCACGCGGCCACCGAATTCACCGTCGCCTTCTGCGGGTTCGCCCCCGGCTTCGGCTACCTGACCGGCCTGCCGCCGCGCTACGACGTCCCGCGCCGGGCCACTCCGCGTACGGCCGTCCCCGCCGGCTCAGTGGCCCTGGCGGGTCCGTACACGGGCGTGTACCCCCGTTCGTCGCCGGGCGGCTGGCAGTTGATCGGCACCACGGACGCCGTGCTGTGGGACCACGCGCGCGTGCCCGCCGCGCTGCTGTCGCCGGGCACGCGTGTGCGCTTCGTCCCCGTGGACTTTCCCGGGCGACCGGTGGGTGCCGCATGACGGACCGCGCGCTCTCCGTCGTACGCGCGGGGGCGTTGACCACTGTGCAGGACCTGGGGCGTCCCGGGCACGCCCACCTCGGGGTGCCCCGCTCCGGGGCACTGGACGGCCCGGCGGCGGCCCTCGCCAACCGGCTGGTCGGCAACCGGCCCGAGGCCGCCGTCCTGGAGACCACGCTCAACGGCTGTGCGGTGCGGCCCCGTTCGACGGTCACCGTGGCCGTGGCGGGCGCGCCCTGCCCGGTCACGGTGGACGGACGCCCGGCCCCCTGGGGCGCGCCGGTACGGGTACCCGCCGGTGCGCTCTTGGACGTCGCCGCGGCCGTCTCCGGGATACGCAGCTATGTGGCCGTCTCCGGCGGCATCGCCGTCGAGCCGGTCCTCGGCAGCCGCTCCACGGACCTCCTGTCCGGCCTCGGCCCGGCACCGCTCACGAACGGCTCGGTGCTGCCCCTGGGAAGCCCGGGCGACGTCCACGCGCGCGTGGACGTCGCCCCACAGCCGGCGCCCCCGGCCGAACTCGTCCTGCGCGTCACACCCGGCCCGCGCCACGACTGGTTCACGCCGGAGGCCGTACGGACGCTCACCTCGCGCCCGTACCGGGTGTCCCCCATGAGCAACCGCATCGGACTGCGCACGGAGGGGCCCGCCCTGGAGCGGGCCCTGTCCGGCGAACTCCCCAGCGAGGGCATGGTGCTGGGCGCGGTCCAGGTCCCGCCCGACGGCCGGCCGGTGGTCTTCCTCGCCGACCACCCGACCACCGGGGGCTACCCGGTGATCGCGGTCGTCCGCGCGAGCGACCTCCCGGCCGCCGCCCAGGCGGTGCCGGGAACGCCGGTCCGCTTCGTGGCAGTACGCCGCCGCTGAAGTCCTGGACGACAGGGCCTAGGCCGCGTCCGGCTGCTGCTCCCCCACCGACAGCGCGGCCAGTGCCGCCGACACCGCGTGGGCCGTCCGCAGGTCGAGCCGGGCGCTCGTCCCGCGCGCGCGGTGCCGTATCTCGCCGGCGGCGAGGGTCAGGAGCTGGGGCAGCAGGTCGGTGCACCGGCGGGCCACCCAGCCGGTACCGGCGGTGGCCAGCCACCACAGGCTCGCCGACTTGGTGGGCGCGGGGAACTCGGGCTGGGGCGAGGGGGCGGCCCCGGTCGCGAGGCCGCGCTCCGCGAGCAGCGCGTGGAAGCGCACGGCCAGCTGCCGGTGCCCCCGCTCGCCGGGATGCAGCCGGTCCGCGCTCCACATCGCGCGGTCCGTGAGCCACGCGCCCTCACAGGCGTGCAGGTGCACGGCCCCGTACCGGTCGGACAGCGCGTGCACGACGGCGTTGACCGCGCGCTGCCGCCGGGCCAGCGGGCGGGCCAGGGCGCCGGGCAGCCCGAGCATCGCGCCGGGGTCCGGCAGACAGGCGGTGAGCAGGACCGCGCCCTGCTCGGCGAAGGCGGCGTACGCCGTGTCGAGGCGGGCGGCCACGGCGTGGATGTCGAAGGTGCAGCGGAGGGTGTCGTTGACGCCGACGACGACGGACGCGATGTCGGGCCGCAGCGCCAGCGCGGCGGGCAGCTGCCGTTCCAGCACGTCACGCGTCTGCGACCCGCTCACCGCGAGGTTCGTGAACCGCACGGGCTCCTCGGCCAGCCCGCCGGCGAGCAGCGCGGCCCAGCCGCGCCACCCGTCGCCGACGGGATCGCCCACACCTTCGGTCAGCGAGTCGCCGAGAGCCACGAAACGTGGCGGTCTCATCCCACGCCCCCGGGCACAAAGGGCCGTACCGGAGCCGCCGCGTCGTGCGCGGCGAGGAACGCGGCCACCGCCGTGTCCCACCCGAAGCACTCGGCACGCGCGCGTGCGACCTCCCGCCGCTCCTCCTCGGGCCGTTCGAGCAGCATCTCCACGGCGTCCGCGAAGGCGCCCCCGTGGTCGGCGGCGACGGCCCCGGCGGAGCCGATCACCTCCGGCAGCGCGGAGGAGGCGCTGACCGCCACGGGCGTGCCGCAGGCCATCGCCTCCAGCGCGGCCAGCCCGAACGTCTCGGCGGGCCCCGGCGCCAGGCACACGTCGGCGGACGCCTGCAGCGAGCCCAGCAAGCCGCGGTCGGAGACGTGCCCGAGGAAGGTCACCGGCAGCCGGCGCTCCCGCGCCCGCTGTTCGAGACGCGACCGCAGCGGTCCGTCCCCGGCCACCACGAGCACGGCCCGCCGCCCCCGCCGTACCAGCGCCTCCAGGGCGTCCAGTCCGGTGCCGGGCCTCTTCTCCACGGACAGCCTGGTGCACATCACCAGCAGCGACTCGTCCACGCGCGCGTGCCGGGCGCGCAGCCCGGCATCGTGCAGCGCCGGGTGCCGCTGCACCAGGTCGACGCCCAGTGGCGCGCGGACGACATTGCGCGCGCCGATCCGTACGAACTCCCGTTCGGCGAACTCCGTGGTGCACACCACGCGCGCGTAGGTGTGTGCCGTACGGACGTTGAGGGCGTCGGCGGCACGCCGGGCCGACTTCTCCGACAGGCCCCAGGTGCGCAGCACGCCGTCGGCGGTCTCGTGGGAGACCATCACGGCGGGGACCCGGGCGCGCCGCGCCCACTTGCCGGTCCACCTGAGCGTCGTGCGGTCGGAGACCTCCAGGCGGTCCGGGGCCAAGTCCTCCAGGAGCCGGGCCACGCGCCGCTTGTCGGTGAGCACGCGGTAGCCGCCGGTGCCCGGCAGCAGCGGACCGGGCAGGGTGATCACCCGTCCCTGCTCCGTCTCGCGGTCGCTCGCGTGCTGACCGGGCACGATGAGCACGGGTTCGTGGCCCGACGTCTTGAAGCCCTTGCCGAGTTCGCGCAGCGCGGTGCGCAGACCGCCGGACGTGGGCGCGACGAAGTTCGCCAGCCGTACGATCCTCAGCGATTGCCCGGTCATGCCGCCACCACCGCCGTCTTCCGGCCGGCGAGCACGTTCGCGTAGTGCCCGATCAGCTGGTCGCCGACGGCCGCCCAGGTGCGTCCCTCGACCGTCGCGCGCGCGGCGGCGCCGTACGCGGTGCGCAGGCCGGGGTCGGCGGCCAGGGACCACACCGCGTCCCGTACGGCGTCCGCGTCGCGCGGCGGGACCAGGAAGCCGGTGCGCCCGTGGGCGACCAGGTCCAGCGGGCCGCCGACGGCGGGTGCGACGACGGGCACGCCGCTCGCCATGGCCTCCTGCACGGTCTGGCAGAAGGTCTCGAAGGGGCCGGTGTGCACGAAGACGTCCAGGGAGGCGAAGATCCGGGCGAGTTCGTCGCCGGTGCGGCGGCCCAGGAAGACCGCGCCCGGCAGCGTCTGGTCCAGCCCGGGCCGGCTCGGCCCGTCGCCGACGACCACGACCCGGACGCCGTCCAGGCCGCATACGCCGGACAGGAGCTCGACCTGCTTCTCCGGGGCGAGCCGGCCGACGTACCCGACGATCAGCTCGCCGTTCGGGGCGAGTTCGCGGCGCAGCGCCTCGTCCCGGAGGTCGGGCCGGAAGCGCACGGTGTCCACGCCCCGCGGCCAGAGCTTCACCCGGGGCACACCGTGTGACTCCAGGTCGTGCAGGGCCGCGCTGGAGGGCGCGAGGGTGATGTCGGCGGCCGTGTGGACGGAACGTATGCGCCGCCAGGCAGCGGCCTCGCCGGCGTGCACGTAGGTGCGGGCGTATCCGGCGAGGTCGGTCTGGTAGACGGCCACGGCGGGGATGCCGAGCCGGGCGGCGGCGGCCATGCCGCGGACGCCGAGGATGAAGGGGCTGGCCAGGTGGACGAGGTCGGCGCGGTGCTCGGTGATGGCCGCGGCGACGCGTCGGCTGGGGAGGGCGACGCGGACCTGGGGGTAGCCCGGGAGGGGTAGGGAGGGGACACGGACGACGGGGCACGGCGCCAAGGCGTCGGGCTGCCCGATACCGGCCGCGGTGGCCGGCGCGACGACGAGCGGAGAGTGACCGCGATCTACGAGGTGCCGGGCGGTCTGGAGCGCGCAGTGGGCCACGCCGTTCACATCGGGGGGAAAGGATTCGGTCACGATGACGACACGCATACCCGTGTTGTCGCCTTACCGGACGTGGCCGCGTCAACGAGGATCTTTCCGGCGGAGGAACGTCCCGTGAGCGTTCCGCTGCACACCCGAGCAGGTCAGACCGTGTCCATGCCCGACTGACCCGCGGGTCACCCCGAGTTCACCCAGTGGGCGGACCCGTGCCCGGCGCGTTCGTCCGACGGGCGCTCCGGAGGCCGGTTTTCACATGGCTGCCGCGTCCGGTCCGATCCGGCTGCGTACGGCTGTCTGGACCTCGTCCTCCTCGGCCGGATCGGCGGCGAGCCGGCGCAGCCGCTCCACGACCCGGGCGTCACCGGTCTCGGCGTGCCGGGCGGCGATCTCGCGGGTGGTCTCCTCGCAGTCCCAGAGGCACTCGACGGCGAACCCGGTGGCGAAGGAGGGGTCGGTGGCGGCGAGGGCGCGGGCGGCCCGGCCGCGTAGGTGGGAGGAGGCGGTCTCGCGGTAGATGTGCCGGAGTACGGGGGCCGCGCAGGCGATGCCGAGCCGTCCGGCGCCGTCGACGAGGGTCCACAGGGTCGGCGCGTCGGGGCCCTCGCCCCGTACGGCCTCCCGGAGCGCCGCGAGGACGTGGTCGCTGTCCTGCGCTCCGCCCCGGCAGGCGAGCATGCGTCCGGCGGCGGCGCCGAGGGGATCGGGCCGTCGGGCCCAGACGCGCGCCCGGTTGACGGCGGCGACACCGCGCATGCGTTCGAAGGCGTCCAAGGCGGCTTCCACGACGACCGCCGAACCGGTGGCCACGGCGACCTCGATGAGGTCGAGGGCATCCGGATCGTTGCTGTCGGCGAGATAGCGCAAGGCGGTGCAGCGGGCGCCGTCGGAGCCGTCCTTGGCGGCCTGGACGATCTCCGTCCGGTCCTCGGGGCCCGCGACGGCGCTGAGACAGCGGGCGGCGGGGACATGGAGCGCGGCGCCGCGTTCGATGCCCTGCTGGGCCCATTCGAAGACGGCCTGCACGCTCCATCCCGGGCGGGGCCCGCTCGGTCGCATCTGCCGTTGCCAGCGGTCGAAACAGCCGGCTTCGTGGGCCGCACGCACGCGCGTGGCGATGGATTCGCGCGGATCCTCCGCCCACAGCCGCCAGGGCCTCGGTTCGAAGGCGTCGCGCACGACGGCGGCCAGTTCGGCCTCCCCCTCGGCGTCGGTGGAGAAGCGCGCCAGGACGGGCGCCGCGAGGGCACGCAGCCCGGCGTCGTCGTCACGCAGCGCCAGCTCGTCCAGGGCCCAGGCCCAGTTGGAGCCGTGGGCGGCGTACCGGCGCAGCAGTTCGAGCGCGTCCCGCCTGCCGTAGGAGGCGAGGTGACCGAGGACGGCGAGGGCCAGCCCGGTGCGTGACTCCTCGGTGTCGAGGGCGTCCTCGACGTCGAAGAGGTGTGCCTCGATCTCGTCCAGCTCGCCGTTCAGGTCGAGGTAGAGACGGGCGTAGTACAGAGAGCGGTTCTCCACCTGCCAGTCGTGGCGGGGGTCGCGCAGCACGCAGTGGTTCAGTGCCGCGAGCGCTTCGCCGCGCGGGGCGGTGAGCGCGTGCAGAGTGCCGTCGCCGCGGCCCCGCTGGAGCAGGCCGAGCAGCGTACCGCTGGGCGCTATGACCGGATCGAACATGGGAAACAGCCTCACATCAAGCGTCGACGCAACCGGGGACGTGCATTACCTGGCCGCGTGACAACGCGTCGGGGCGCCCGCCGTTTCCTGCTTGCTGTAAGCCATCTTCCTCTGCCTCTCGTCGGTGGCCCATGCGGACCGTCACGGCCCGCGCGGTGCGGCATCACCTGCCCCGCCATCGCGTCCGTGAATCACGACGTCATGATGACTCGGCAGTTACATCTACCGCGACCGAAATTTCGGCGGCCGGTTACCGCCTCCCCCGTTTTCTGTGTTTGCCCTGTTCAGGACATGCGTATCAGGGTGCGCCGAACAATTCGAGCAACGGTGTCTTGCCGAACATCCGAGCCGTGTCGACGGCCGACGGCGTGCCGGCGGCCGGGTCGGCCCCGCCCTCCAGGAGGGCCTTGATCACTTCTTCCTCACCCTTGAAGACGGCCCCGGCGAGTGGCGTCTGGCCTCGGTCGTTGACACGGTCGGCCTCGGCGCCCCGGGCGAGCAGGGCACGCACCGCCTCGGCGTGGCCGTGGTAGGCGGCGAGCATCACCAGACAGTCGCCGCGGTCGTTGGTGAGGTTGGCCGGGACACCCGCGTCGACGTACGCCACGAGCGCCTCCGTCTGTCCCTGCCGGGCCAGATCGAAGATCTTGGTCGCCAGCTCCACGACCTCGGGGTCGGGGGCTTCACTCATGGAGTGGACCGCCTCTCAGTACAACCGTTCAGGTGAATCGCCAGCGTACTGGCTCGCGCCGCACATGACCCGATCTGCCGGAGGTAAAGATCACCACGGACCCGGTCGGAGGCAAGAGCCCAGTCCGACCCGCCCAGGAGAGCTCCGCCAATCGAGGGAAATAATCCGAATTTCACCCAGTTGCACCTTTAATAGTATGGATACATCCTGTGAGCCTGGAAGTACTCATCGTGACTGTCCCCACGAACCAGGAGCACTCACATGATCCTCTCCATCTCAGGCGTCGTTCTGCTCGGCATCGTCGTCTTCATCTTCTTCCGCAAGGACGGCCTGAAGGCGTCGCACGCCCTGATCTGCGCCTTGTTCGGCTTCTACCTGGCCAGTACGGCCATCGCGCCGAGCATCAAGGCCGGCGGCGAGAGCCTGGCGAGCCTCATCGGCGGCATCAAGTTCTGAC
The nucleotide sequence above comes from Streptomyces sp. NL15-2K. Encoded proteins:
- a CDS encoding allophanate hydrolase subunit 1; the protein is MRALPVGDGALLVEVASGEEAQALHAELVRRRAEGSLTVREIVPAARTVLLDGLGDPARLASELAASEVPPAPPRARDAIELPVRYDGPDLAEVAAHWGVPEPEVARIHAATEFTVAFCGFAPGFGYLTGLPPRYDVPRRATPRTAVPAGSVALAGPYTGVYPRSSPGGWQLIGTTDAVLWDHARVPAALLSPGTRVRFVPVDFPGRPVGAA
- a CDS encoding glycosyltransferase family 1 protein, giving the protein MRVVIVTESFPPDVNGVAHCALQTARHLVDRGHSPLVVAPATAAGIGQPDALAPCPVVRVPSLPLPGYPQVRVALPSRRVAAAITEHRADLVHLASPFILGVRGMAAAARLGIPAVAVYQTDLAGYARTYVHAGEAAAWRRIRSVHTAADITLAPSSAALHDLESHGVPRVKLWPRGVDTVRFRPDLRDEALRRELAPNGELIVGYVGRLAPEKQVELLSGVCGLDGVRVVVVGDGPSRPGLDQTLPGAVFLGRRTGDELARIFASLDVFVHTGPFETFCQTVQEAMASGVPVVAPAVGGPLDLVAHGRTGFLVPPRDADAVRDAVWSLAADPGLRTAYGAAARATVEGRTWAAVGDQLIGHYANVLAGRKTAVVAA
- a CDS encoding glycosyltransferase — its product is MTGQSLRIVRLANFVAPTSGGLRTALRELGKGFKTSGHEPVLIVPGQHASDRETEQGRVITLPGPLLPGTGGYRVLTDKRRVARLLEDLAPDRLEVSDRTTLRWTGKWARRARVPAVMVSHETADGVLRTWGLSEKSARRAADALNVRTAHTYARVVCTTEFAEREFVRIGARNVVRAPLGVDLVQRHPALHDAGLRARHARVDESLLVMCTRLSVEKRPGTGLDALEALVRRGRRAVLVVAGDGPLRSRLEQRARERRLPVTFLGHVSDRGLLGSLQASADVCLAPGPAETFGLAALEAMACGTPVAVSASSALPEVIGSAGAVAADHGGAFADAVEMLLERPEEERREVARARAECFGWDTAVAAFLAAHDAAAPVRPFVPGGVG
- a CDS encoding SGNH/GDSL hydrolase family protein, yielding MRPPRFVALGDSLTEGVGDPVGDGWRGWAALLAGGLAEEPVRFTNLAVSGSQTRDVLERQLPAALALRPDIASVVVGVNDTLRCTFDIHAVAARLDTAYAAFAEQGAVLLTACLPDPGAMLGLPGALARPLARRQRAVNAVVHALSDRYGAVHLHACEGAWLTDRAMWSADRLHPGERGHRQLAVRFHALLAERGLATGAAPSPQPEFPAPTKSASLWWLATAGTGWVARRCTDLLPQLLTLAAGEIRHRARGTSARLDLRTAHAVSAALAALSVGEQQPDAA
- a CDS encoding HEAT repeat domain-containing protein; this translates as MFDPVIAPSGTLLGLLQRGRGDGTLHALTAPRGEALAALNHCVLRDPRHDWQVENRSLYYARLYLDLNGELDEIEAHLFDVEDALDTEESRTGLALAVLGHLASYGRRDALELLRRYAAHGSNWAWALDELALRDDDAGLRALAAPVLARFSTDAEGEAELAAVVRDAFEPRPWRLWAEDPRESIATRVRAAHEAGCFDRWQRQMRPSGPRPGWSVQAVFEWAQQGIERGAALHVPAARCLSAVAGPEDRTEIVQAAKDGSDGARCTALRYLADSNDPDALDLIEVAVATGSAVVVEAALDAFERMRGVAAVNRARVWARRPDPLGAAAGRMLACRGGAQDSDHVLAALREAVRGEGPDAPTLWTLVDGAGRLGIACAAPVLRHIYRETASSHLRGRAARALAATDPSFATGFAVECLWDCEETTREIAARHAETGDARVVERLRRLAADPAEEDEVQTAVRSRIGPDAAAM
- a CDS encoding biotin-dependent carboxyltransferase family protein; this encodes MTDRALSVVRAGALTTVQDLGRPGHAHLGVPRSGALDGPAAALANRLVGNRPEAAVLETTLNGCAVRPRSTVTVAVAGAPCPVTVDGRPAPWGAPVRVPAGALLDVAAAVSGIRSYVAVSGGIAVEPVLGSRSTDLLSGLGPAPLTNGSVLPLGSPGDVHARVDVAPQPAPPAELVLRVTPGPRHDWFTPEAVRTLTSRPYRVSPMSNRIGLRTEGPALERALSGELPSEGMVLGAVQVPPDGRPVVFLADHPTTGGYPVIAVVRASDLPAAAQAVPGTPVRFVAVRRR
- a CDS encoding ankyrin repeat domain-containing protein, which codes for MSEAPDPEVVELATKIFDLARQGQTEALVAYVDAGVPANLTNDRGDCLVMLAAYHGHAEAVRALLARGAEADRVNDRGQTPLAGAVFKGEEEVIKALLEGGADPAAGTPSAVDTARMFGKTPLLELFGAP
- a CDS encoding 5-oxoprolinase subunit PxpA, which encodes MTSIDLNADLGEGFGRWRLTDDEQLLTVVTSANVACGFHAGDAATMRRVCELAAGREVRIGAQVSYRDLAGFGRRAMDVPPAELAAEVAYQIGALEVFARAAGSRVSYVKPHGALYNRVVHDEEQAGAVVDGVLLAGATLPVLGLPGSRLLELAGKAGLPTVTEAFADRAYTEQGTLVPRGQDGAVVTDPEAVVERSVSLARLGEVTSHSGARIEVRARSLCLHGDTPGAVDLARRVRERLETSGVRVEAFA